From the genome of candidate division TA06 bacterium:
AGAAAGAGATGAAGTTTGTGCCACTCGGGGGAATGCCCGGAGGCAGCACCGAGCCGACAACTCTGGAGAATATTCTTGAGCGCCATCCTAAGGGGATGGCATACAAACATCTCCTGGAAGACTATCAAGTCTACCCCATTCTCATTGACTCGGCAGACCAGGTTCTGTCCATGCCGCCCATTATCAACAGCGAGGAGACTAGAGCGGGAATTGAAACAGAAGACCTGTTCGTAGATGTGACCGGTCACGACAGGACAAGCGTGGAAAGGACCCTCAATGTTTTTGTGTGTTCGCTCGCGGAATTGGGCGCCAGGATTGAAACCGTCAGAATCGCCGATACTACCGAAGAGCTGCGCACCCCCAATCTTGAATCAAGAGAGTCTATCCTGGTTTCCGAGCACGCCTCCTCTTTGATAGGAATCGATATTCCTCCTGACGATTGTGTCAGGCTTCTGAAGAAGATGCGATTTGATGCTTTCACGTCAGAAGAAAAGATACATGTGAGCATACCTCCCTTCAGGACTGACATCATGCACGAGTACGATCTGATAGAAGATATTGCTATTGCCTATGGCTATCACAACATAAAGCCTGCTCTCATTCCAACCATGACAATCGGCGCACAAAGGCCCCTGGAGAGAACTTCCGCACGGCTCAGAAACTGCATGCTGGGCCTCGGATTCTTGGAAGTGGTCACGACTCTGCTTTCTAATCCCCAGAAGAACTACGGTCTTTTGCAGAGAGAAGATGACAACAGGGCACCGAAGATAGAGAACCCCTCAACAGTTGAACATACAATTCTGAGGACCCACCTCATCTCAGGTCTTCTGGAGATGTTCAAGATCAACAGAACCCGCAAGATGCCTCAGAAGACGTTCGAGCTTGGTGATGTTTCTCTCATAGAAGAAAAAGGAGAGACCGGAACGGTTGATAAGAGAATTCTCGCCGGTGCAATCATGGATCCAAAGACTGGATTTTCAGAGATAAAATCGTGTGTCGCGGCTGTTATGAGAGAAACAGGCAGAGATTTTGACCTGCGCCCTGAAAATGATCCTTCCTTTATCAAGGCCAGGTGTGCGGGAATATACCTGAAAGATTCGAAGATAGGAATATTGGGGGAGATTCACCCACAGGTTCTTGAGAACTTCGAAATAGTACAACCTGTCTCCCTTTTCCACATGGCAGCTGAGTAGGATTCCACACCCTCATTCCCAATCCATCTCCTCGTGACCCCCCATCAGTCTGATCAGTTTTTCATCGAATTCAACAGCAGGGTTATATCCCCATACCTTCAGGAGTTGGGTCCTGGCAACGACTTCACACAGTATGGCCACATTCTTACCTGGGATAAGGGGTATGTGTACATAAGGAATTTCTACGCCCATTATTTCTCTGGTCTCTTCCTCTATCCCCAGCCGGACTTCAGACGTTGCCCGCGTCCACTTGACAAGTTCAACCTCAACCTCTATCCTCTTCTGGAGCCTTATAGCCGTTATTCCATATATGGCGTAGACATCCACGAGCCCCACTCCCTTGATTTCCATATGGTGGCTCAGGCCTGCCTCAGGGGGATTGCAGGAAGAGCCAATCAGAATGTTGTTGCTCTGCTTTACGATCCTCACTGTGTCGTCTGCAACGAGCCTGTGTCCGCGTTCAACCAGAGCCAGGGCCGCCTCGCTTTTGCCTATGCCGGGCGCTCCTGTCAGCAAAAGCCCCATGCCGAAAACATCAACAAGGGTAGCATGGACAGTTTTTTCTGCAGCGAGCGCAAAGTTCAAGTATTCTGTTAACACTAGAATGAAAGCTCCTGTTTCCATTGATGTTACCAGTATGGGGACCCCTCTGGCATTGGACATTCTCCGAAGAAGAGCGGGTACTGGCTGAGAGTTCGTCACCACCATACAGGGGATGTTTCCCCAGGATAGCTTGCTAAGGGCACTCTCCATTTCCTTCTTTCCCAGGTGATTCAGGTAGGAGATTTCGTTCTTGCCCAGAACCTGAATCCTATCATTGGGGAAGAATTTCAAATAGCCGGCCAGCGCCAGTCCCGGCCTGTGTATGTCAGGCGACCTCACCTCCCTGTCAACACCTGTCTTCCCGGATACCAGTTTCAGCCTGAACTCATTCTCCCTGTCCGAAAGAATCCAGGCTATCTTTGTGCTCTTCACCTTTGTCATCATACCTCCCTGTGCCAGCCTCTTTTTTCTTATCCCTGTTTCTTTCTTCATAGCGTCTGAGCTGCCTGGACATCTTATCAACCGCGTCTTCGATCACATCTACAAGGTCGAATCCCTTCGATTTGGCACTGAAGACCTTGCGTCGGGCAGTCACATTCAATTCAAGAAGCAAACCTCTCCCGTCCTTTTCGACTATCACGTGGGTACTGACTAGGTGTCTTGAGAAT
Proteins encoded in this window:
- a CDS encoding phenylalanine--tRNA ligase subunit beta; this encodes MPVMGIPLDALYRLVKKKIEKKELFALLTSLGCDVEGYFEVERFKCTRCGEIVELTSQEDSLGECSSCGVEFEPGKTMLSIGMSEVVRMELLPARPDMFDVGGLARAIRGYLGLEVGMPRYPLQPSNMLVKVAKSVKGVRPCIACAVARGMKLDYETIKAVMKMQENLHWALGRDRRKASIGVYDLSSLRPNFVYTAYGKKEMKFVPLGGMPGGSTEPTTLENILERHPKGMAYKHLLEDYQVYPILIDSADQVLSMPPIINSEETRAGIETEDLFVDVTGHDRTSVERTLNVFVCSLAELGARIETVRIADTTEELRTPNLESRESILVSEHASSLIGIDIPPDDCVRLLKKMRFDAFTSEEKIHVSIPPFRTDIMHEYDLIEDIAIAYGYHNIKPALIPTMTIGAQRPLERTSARLRNCMLGLGFLEVVTTLLSNPQKNYGLLQREDDNRAPKIENPSTVEHTILRTHLISGLLEMFKINRTRKMPQKTFELGDVSLIEEKGETGTVDKRILAGAIMDPKTGFSEIKSCVAAVMRETGRDFDLRPENDPSFIKARCAGIYLKDSKIGILGEIHPQVLENFEIVQPVSLFHMAAE
- the hprK gene encoding HPr(Ser) kinase/phosphatase, encoding MKKETGIRKKRLAQGGMMTKVKSTKIAWILSDRENEFRLKLVSGKTGVDREVRSPDIHRPGLALAGYLKFFPNDRIQVLGKNEISYLNHLGKKEMESALSKLSWGNIPCMVVTNSQPVPALLRRMSNARGVPILVTSMETGAFILVLTEYLNFALAAEKTVHATLVDVFGMGLLLTGAPGIGKSEAALALVERGHRLVADDTVRIVKQSNNILIGSSCNPPEAGLSHHMEIKGVGLVDVYAIYGITAIRLQKRIEVEVELVKWTRATSEVRLGIEEETREIMGVEIPYVHIPLIPGKNVAILCEVVARTQLLKVWGYNPAVEFDEKLIRLMGGHEEMDWE
- the raiA gene encoding ribosome-associated translation inhibitor RaiA, with the protein product MDVDVTVRHGILVNGEVRRMLEAKVEKLARFSRHLVSTHVIVEKDGRGLLLELNVTARRKVFSAKSKGFDLVDVIEDAVDKMSRQLRRYEERNRDKKKEAGTGRYDDKGEEHKDSLDSFGQGE